The following proteins are co-located in the Heteronotia binoei isolate CCM8104 ecotype False Entrance Well chromosome 21, APGP_CSIRO_Hbin_v1, whole genome shotgun sequence genome:
- the LOC132589599 gene encoding uncharacterized protein K02A2.6-like, producing QAFLGLLNFYHAFLPHKAAVAEPLHRLLDKNRPWAWGRQHAKAFQDIKGLLMSNSVLAHFDETLPLVLACDASFYGVGAVLGHQLPDGTEVPIAYYSRTLSSAERNYAQIDKEGLAVMAGVKKFHDYIYGRPFTLYTDHKPLLGELSTHKGCLLWGNRVVIPKPLQDQVLRALHEAHPGIVRMKALARSYVWWPGLDAEIEAWVKRCPTCQVSRPDPPRGPVQSWESTKNPWSRLHMDFAGPFHGRTLLILVDSYSKWLEVVQVPSPSSQATITALRAIFATHGLPETIVTDNGTAFTSAVFQDFLARNLIRHIRSTPFHPATNGQAERMVRTAKEALN from the exons caggccttcctcggcctcctaaacttttatcatgcttttctcccccacaaggcagcggtggccgaacccctgcaccggcttctagacaagaaccgaccctgggcgtggggccgccagcatgctaaagccttccaggatatcaagggcctcctgatgtccaactccgtccttgcccatttcgacgagaccctgcccttggtccttgcatgcgacgcatccttttatggcgtgggggcagttctgggccaccaactccctgatgggaccgaagtccctatcgcgtactactcgcggaccctctcatcggcggagcggaactacgcccaaatcgacaaagaagggttggcagtcatggccggcgtcaaaaaatttcatgattacatctacggccggccctttaccctctatacggaccacaaacccctcttgggc gaactatccacccacaaaggctgcctactatggggcaacagagtcgtcatccccaaacccttgcaagaccaagtgctgagagccctgcacgaggcacacccgggcatagtccgcatgaaggctctcgcacggagctatgtctggtggcccggcctcgatgcagaaattgaggcttgggttaaaaggtgcccaacatgccaggtgtcaaggcctgaccccccacgtggcccagtgcaatcatgggaatccaccaaaaacccctggtcaagactgcatatggactttgctggccccttccatgggcggactctactcatactagtggattcatactccaagtggttggaggtggtccaggtgccctcaccatcgtcgcaggcgaccatcacggctctgagggccatctttgcaacccacgggttgccggagaccatcgtcaccgacaacggcacagcattcacgtccgcagtgttccaggacttcttggccaggaacctcatcaggcacattcgctctaccccatttcatccagccaccaacggccaggcagagcggatggtgcgcacggcaaaggaggccttgaac